The sequence CATCCGCCCTTGCTGCAACCACTGGCTGAGCGCCCCCGTGATGGTCAGGGCCGTCAGTTCGGTGTCCAGGGGCCGCAGCCGCCCACGCTCGACCTCGGCCCGCAGGTAGCTGGCCAGTGTGCCGGTGTCCTGCGCGAGAGGGTCGCCCAGCTTCGCCAACAGCGGATTGTGTTCGGGAGCGTGCCCACGCGAAAAGACCAGCATCAGCGCGTCCAGCAGATCCTGGGCTTCTCGCAGGTAGCTCATGCCGCAGCGCTCCAGGTTGCCGCGCACATCGCCCTGGCCCACCTGCTCCAGCAGCTCCGTGCGCCAGTGCCCGTAGCGGCTCAGGCCGATGGCTTCCCCGAACAGCTCTTCTTTGGTGGCGAAGCGGCTGAACAGCGTGCCTTCGGAGATGCCGGCGCGGCGGGCGATTTCGGCGGTACTCACGCCCACTCCCTGCTCCAAAAAAGCGCTGCGGGCGGCGGCCACCAGGTCTTCGGTCTCGATAATCTTGGGCCTTGCCATACCTGAGTATGCGCTCAGTTACTCTGGCGAGATTGTTACAGCGTTCGCTGCGCGCCGGGGAGCCGGGGAACCTCAGTCCAGGACGTGGGCCGGCCCCGTCATCTCGACGGTGACGCGTGTTCCCTCGTTCAGCAGCGGTTCGCCGGCAGGGCGCAGCACCTGCAACTCCTGGGCACCGCCGCCCACGCCCAGCCGCAGGGTGTAGGCCACCGCCCACCCCCGGAACTCGCGGCCCAGCACCTCGGCGGGACCGGCGGGGTCAGCATTCAGGCGCAGCTGCTCGGGGCGCAGGCACAGCATGGCCGTGCCCTGCAGCGGACGGTTCAGCTTCACCCGGCCCAGCGCACACTCGGCCGTCTCTCCCTGAGCCGTGGCCGTCAGCAGGTTGGCGCGGCCCAGGAAGTTCGCCACGAACGCGGTGCGCGGCGCGGCGTACACCTCGGCAGGCGGCCCGGCCTGCTCTACGGCGCCGGCCCGCATGACCACCACCCGGTCGCTGAAGGCCAGCGCTTCCTCCTGGTCGTGGGTGACCAGCAGCGCTGCCGTGCCGCTCTGGCGCAGGATAGAGCGCACCTCGGCGCGGGTAGAGTGCCGCAGCGAAGCGTCCAGGTTAGAAAAGGGTTCGTCCAGCAGCAGCAGGGCCGGGCGGGCGGCCAGAGCGCGGGCCAGCGCCACCCGCTGCTGCTGCCCGCCGCTCAACTGGTGCGGCATCCGGCCCTCGAACACAGTCAGGCCCACCAGGGCCAGGGTGTCCTGCGCCCGCCGGCGGCGCTCGGCGGCAGGCAAGGTCTGCAGGCCGAACAGTACATTGTCCAGCACGCTGAGATGCGGAAACAGCGCATAGTCCTGAAACACCAGCCCCACCCCGCGCCGTTCGGGAGGCAGCGGGGTCACGTCCTGTCCGCGCAGACCCACCTGCCCACTGTCCGGCGCCTCCAACCCGGCCACCAGCCGCAGGGTGGTT is a genomic window of Deinococcus proteolyticus MRP containing:
- a CDS encoding TetR/AcrR family transcriptional regulator yields the protein MARPKIIETEDLVAAARSAFLEQGVGVSTAEIARRAGISEGTLFSRFATKEELFGEAIGLSRYGHWRTELLEQVGQGDVRGNLERCGMSYLREAQDLLDALMLVFSRGHAPEHNPLLAKLGDPLAQDTGTLASYLRAEVERGRLRPLDTELTALTITGALSQWLQQGRMSPCSGPAPERDPGRFVRGLFDLLWPGLEPN
- a CDS encoding ABC transporter ATP-binding protein → MTRPHLLSLRHLTKSYGPGLPPVVQDLNLEMGEGELVTLLGPSGCGKTTTLRLVAGLEAPDSGQVGLRGQDVTPLPPERRGVGLVFQDYALFPHLSVLDNVLFGLQTLPAAERRRRAQDTLALVGLTVFEGRMPHQLSGGQQQRVALARALAARPALLLLDEPFSNLDASLRHSTRAEVRSILRQSGTAALLVTHDQEEALAFSDRVVVMRAGAVEQAGPPAEVYAAPRTAFVANFLGRANLLTATAQGETAECALGRVKLNRPLQGTAMLCLRPEQLRLNADPAGPAEVLGREFRGWAVAYTLRLGVGGGAQELQVLRPAGEPLLNEGTRVTVEMTGPAHVLD